One genomic window of Verrucomicrobiia bacterium includes the following:
- a CDS encoding FG-GAP-like repeat-containing protein, with the protein MRFRSVPCPHFCLCLPVLLFSLASAFSGPELQMHVSGTNVVLAWPANAIGFRAQSRGELAADNWDDLGSAPSVLNAEQRLLVPRTNAHVFFRLFKDSGTNPAITSLSVSTNALSLDSTGILQFDFNEPDLDLAGLALTWTNVLGSFTNILSAQSVGITDLLTHAEFPIRPDKLPFGTSYFTLWLVDRMGLYSEPVEFQITIVGTGGLGTAPQLSGVLSEAPAWRPGFSETWKLNPGFAVSWSDAESDVARVRAVLRTPSGVDAVREIFASKTGMTNSGGSAMLRPFTLTHLDWWGTYEAEFQLIDRTGRTSAVRSVSFQLDDSAPASPQVTGFFPSSGVPGSIAYLMVANADGLGTNFQVTLAGVPCPVITNDFGYLTMLVPTGAVTAPFKLFTASEVSASTTPFVVPPFILLTANRDAAAPGEAVQFSTFVRGATNRLVTFAVNGVAGGNAAVGLISGGLYRLPELPPTNLMTITAMLVTQPGISATALVQVLPRTSLGGTNWISAGQGGSVNSVDGSAALDVPPGALATNALVSIAIVDGTNLPAPAAGRRLLGAVRLAPSGLVFNQPVTLTLPLLEARPPGSVLPLKYYNRPTGSFIDEGVIATVASNGRQASAEILHFSEAMLDDAETPPNGPPQISGLLRQMDFQEGLTVPVLITGQNLVPGLRVEIWRNGQLTDDVVASGAIFETNRAGVLLTVRTLRDLGLGMPRDYELRLVNSANEWAGWNLPVSGLDELFISPGVHTNVDSSLQVFSEVEVGAGAVLNASGGLRWLVNGPVRMAGRIGAHGQSGESSHEDGPGVNGDFSEFTLRGANGGNPDLPGHDAFLQLSARGDFHYGEGGAPGEDISSIETFFEALFNLWSCISGDFISCGEFVANVIEIVGDFADMEAGKAIGRPGLPGARASFDLFANSGRGGGGGGGGGDLNWLDEGEYGGAGGNGGRGVFILTRSDMWVNGLVETRGGDGGDGGENIVTIYENTSLPFPIEDTPSANRGGGGGGGSGGNIMLIGRNGFGFGPAGGVDARGGHPGNSLTTFRTVDASTGMETARRSVRFVDAKYPFTPSGRITTRGLPVDAQDLPDLVTRYGLLRLHLPPLGHSFGSTVTITIRGENTNQVRVAAFTADSSGVRNANLLFFPGFNTIWIDDDGIPDHPVLHRNALYLAGPDSDGDGLSDADEAQLGTDSQAADTDGDGLNDLDELLAGLSPITGDSDGDLISDPDELSGGTDPRSRDSDQDGFWDGWELQAGRSPLLAQPTIGALPPGTLFAEVGSSVNGRVLAIVDPAASKLFAIGRVNSGLGFGVAFNAEGSLLGVRGNQLVRVLLDQPADITGQLAVTSIGYLTTNGPAIYCYSLASSPFGGKLLGIESTAQGDSTGQFLEIDTISGLATRVGLMRPNPLHALAVFGSGSAQEALFASSEQPGTADSLESFSAGISNAPQTVALLNGTNVYGLTPASPDRLYAARTDGVESALLLVNATNGTQSMLGEFSGALFDLALSPCPAPCLNGPYLSTLTFLGMQFETADFNGDTRPDLAVAVTRTIGNEEFAGITILHGQGNSQFTNSGSYFFDNARDISAPHFALGDVNADGRLDIVMVQPAVIVGFFQTLLRPAEIMVLLANNQGGFQPPIIHSMAMGSPMERMAQVTAADWSGDGRADLIFVNESQRTYTFQGTGTGLFTNAIELLPALFQEVALLADVNADGDPDFIGAGSSGVNVRLADGAGGFTANQFYDGSGRHINTADVDGDGDQDLVVTDYGAVPRIYYNSGTGTFPTNATFNPRTFPNGVYARAALGDLSGDGLPDVVVPSTGQNLTAFISGIMPATLAHTMIEPLSAPFPCGGTASSVLILDVNNDSHPDVVALIGHSISVMLGEPSF; encoded by the coding sequence ATGCGCTTCCGATCTGTTCCCTGTCCGCACTTTTGTTTGTGCCTGCCGGTTCTCCTCTTTTCGCTGGCGTCTGCATTCAGCGGTCCTGAACTTCAGATGCACGTAAGCGGCACCAATGTGGTGCTTGCATGGCCGGCCAACGCCATAGGTTTCCGCGCACAATCCCGGGGCGAACTTGCAGCGGACAACTGGGATGACCTCGGCTCCGCGCCGTCCGTGCTGAATGCGGAACAGCGGCTGCTCGTTCCGCGAACCAATGCGCATGTGTTTTTCCGCCTGTTCAAGGATTCCGGCACGAACCCCGCCATTACGTCGCTTTCCGTGTCGACGAATGCCCTCTCTTTGGATTCAACGGGGATCCTTCAGTTTGATTTTAACGAACCGGATCTCGACCTTGCGGGCCTTGCGCTGACCTGGACCAACGTTCTGGGATCGTTCACAAACATTCTGTCTGCCCAGTCGGTGGGAATCACGGACTTGCTGACGCATGCCGAATTTCCAATTCGCCCCGACAAGCTGCCGTTCGGCACATCTTACTTCACGCTCTGGCTTGTGGATCGCATGGGCCTTTACAGCGAGCCGGTTGAGTTTCAAATCACCATTGTGGGCACTGGTGGACTGGGAACCGCGCCGCAACTATCAGGGGTGTTGTCGGAGGCTCCCGCATGGAGGCCGGGTTTTAGTGAAACGTGGAAATTGAACCCCGGCTTTGCGGTGTCCTGGAGCGATGCGGAGAGCGATGTGGCACGCGTTCGCGCCGTGCTGCGAACGCCGTCCGGAGTGGATGCGGTCAGGGAAATCTTCGCCAGCAAGACTGGCATGACGAACAGCGGGGGCTCGGCGATGTTGCGGCCCTTCACGCTGACGCATCTGGATTGGTGGGGGACCTACGAAGCCGAATTCCAATTGATTGATCGCACCGGCCGGACCAGCGCGGTTCGGTCTGTTTCCTTTCAATTGGACGACTCAGCGCCGGCGTCGCCGCAGGTGACGGGGTTTTTTCCCAGCAGCGGTGTTCCGGGCTCGATTGCCTATCTGATGGTGGCCAACGCGGATGGGTTGGGAACGAATTTTCAAGTGACGCTCGCGGGGGTCCCGTGCCCCGTAATCACCAACGATTTCGGATACCTGACAATGCTCGTTCCCACAGGCGCCGTCACCGCGCCATTCAAGCTGTTCACGGCTTCAGAAGTTTCGGCTTCGACCACGCCATTTGTTGTGCCGCCGTTCATTCTGCTGACAGCGAATCGAGACGCTGCCGCGCCAGGCGAGGCCGTTCAGTTTTCCACATTTGTTCGCGGTGCGACCAATCGGCTGGTGACCTTCGCGGTTAACGGCGTTGCGGGCGGAAACGCGGCGGTAGGTTTGATTTCCGGCGGGTTATACCGATTGCCCGAGCTGCCACCGACGAATTTGATGACCATTACCGCCATGCTTGTGACGCAGCCGGGCATCAGCGCGACGGCGCTCGTCCAAGTGTTGCCACGAACGAGTTTGGGTGGGACGAATTGGATCAGCGCGGGTCAGGGCGGTTCCGTTAATTCTGTGGATGGCAGTGCAGCATTGGATGTCCCGCCGGGTGCGCTGGCCACGAACGCGCTGGTGAGCATTGCGATTGTGGATGGCACCAACCTTCCCGCGCCCGCGGCAGGAAGGCGGCTCTTGGGCGCCGTGCGATTGGCGCCTTCCGGGCTCGTGTTCAATCAGCCCGTCACGCTGACACTGCCGTTGCTGGAGGCGCGGCCGCCGGGTTCGGTGCTCCCATTGAAATATTACAATCGGCCGACGGGGAGCTTCATCGACGAAGGTGTCATCGCGACTGTCGCATCCAACGGGCGCCAGGCGAGCGCCGAAATTCTGCATTTCTCGGAGGCGATGCTCGACGATGCGGAGACGCCGCCAAACGGTCCCCCGCAAATTTCCGGTCTGCTGCGCCAGATGGACTTTCAGGAAGGTCTCACCGTTCCCGTGCTGATCACGGGCCAGAACCTGGTTCCAGGATTGCGCGTGGAAATCTGGCGCAACGGACAACTCACTGACGACGTCGTCGCGTCGGGCGCGATCTTTGAAACGAATCGCGCAGGTGTGTTGTTGACCGTGCGCACGTTGCGCGATCTGGGTTTGGGCATGCCGCGTGATTACGAATTGCGACTCGTGAACAGCGCGAACGAATGGGCAGGCTGGAACCTGCCTGTGAGCGGGTTGGACGAGTTGTTCATTTCGCCGGGCGTTCACACTAACGTTGACAGTTCGCTGCAGGTGTTCTCGGAAGTGGAAGTTGGTGCGGGCGCGGTGTTGAACGCTTCGGGAGGGCTCAGGTGGCTGGTGAACGGACCGGTTCGAATGGCGGGACGAATCGGGGCACATGGTCAGAGTGGGGAGTCGTCTCACGAGGACGGGCCTGGCGTGAACGGGGACTTTTCAGAGTTCACGCTGCGCGGCGCGAACGGCGGGAATCCTGATCTGCCTGGGCACGACGCGTTTTTGCAACTCTCGGCGCGCGGTGATTTTCATTATGGGGAAGGTGGCGCGCCGGGCGAGGACATCAGCTCGATCGAAACGTTCTTTGAAGCCCTGTTTAACCTCTGGAGTTGCATCTCTGGCGACTTCATTTCGTGCGGCGAGTTCGTCGCGAATGTGATCGAGATTGTTGGCGACTTCGCAGACATGGAAGCAGGCAAGGCGATTGGACGTCCGGGGCTGCCCGGCGCCCGCGCGAGTTTCGATTTGTTCGCAAACAGCGGCCGCGGGGGCGGTGGGGGCGGCGGGGGTGGCGACCTGAACTGGCTGGATGAAGGCGAGTACGGCGGCGCGGGAGGCAACGGCGGGCGCGGCGTATTCATTCTGACACGCAGTGACATGTGGGTGAATGGGCTCGTGGAAACACGCGGCGGAGATGGAGGAGATGGCGGTGAGAATATTGTCACGATTTACGAGAATACCAGCCTTCCGTTTCCGATCGAAGACACGCCAAGTGCCAATCGCGGCGGCGGCGGTGGCGGCGGAAGCGGCGGCAATATCATGCTGATCGGGCGCAACGGATTTGGATTTGGGCCGGCTGGCGGGGTGGATGCCCGTGGTGGACATCCTGGCAACAGCCTGACGACTTTCAGGACTGTCGACGCGAGCACCGGAATGGAAACCGCCCGGCGTTCAGTCAGGTTCGTGGATGCAAAATATCCATTCACGCCCTCGGGCCGCATCACGACGCGCGGACTGCCCGTTGATGCGCAAGACCTGCCAGATCTCGTCACTCGTTATGGATTACTGCGCTTGCACCTGCCGCCGCTCGGCCATTCATTTGGATCAACAGTCACGATCACCATCCGGGGCGAGAACACGAACCAGGTTCGAGTGGCTGCTTTCACCGCGGACAGCAGCGGCGTCCGCAATGCGAACCTCCTGTTCTTTCCCGGCTTCAACACGATATGGATCGATGATGACGGTATTCCCGACCACCCCGTGCTGCATCGAAACGCTTTGTATCTGGCAGGCCCGGACAGCGATGGTGACGGGCTTTCTGACGCCGACGAGGCGCAACTCGGAACGGACTCTCAAGCAGCAGACACCGACGGTGATGGGTTGAACGACCTTGATGAACTGCTGGCAGGGCTCAGTCCCATTACGGGCGATAGCGATGGTGATTTGATTTCGGATCCAGATGAATTGAGTGGCGGAACAGATCCGCGGTCGCGCGACAGTGATCAGGATGGTTTTTGGGATGGCTGGGAATTGCAGGCGGGACGCTCGCCGCTTCTGGCTCAACCAACGATCGGGGCGTTGCCGCCAGGAACGTTGTTTGCCGAAGTTGGGAGCAGTGTGAATGGCCGCGTGCTCGCGATTGTTGATCCGGCTGCGAGCAAGCTCTTCGCCATCGGCCGCGTGAACAGCGGGTTGGGTTTTGGAGTTGCGTTCAATGCTGAAGGGAGCCTGCTGGGTGTTCGGGGCAATCAACTCGTGCGCGTGCTGCTCGACCAGCCAGCAGACATCACGGGTCAACTTGCGGTCACGAGCATTGGATATCTCACCACCAACGGTCCCGCCATTTATTGCTACAGCCTTGCTTCATCTCCCTTTGGCGGGAAGTTGCTTGGCATTGAGAGCACAGCGCAGGGCGATTCAACAGGGCAGTTTCTTGAGATCGATACCATCAGCGGCCTTGCAACGCGCGTGGGATTGATGCGACCGAATCCTCTGCATGCGCTGGCTGTGTTTGGATCGGGTTCCGCGCAGGAGGCCTTGTTTGCCTCGTCGGAACAGCCTGGCACGGCGGATTCGCTGGAATCGTTTTCAGCCGGTATTTCCAACGCGCCTCAAACCGTGGCGTTGCTGAATGGAACCAATGTTTATGGCCTCACACCTGCATCACCAGACCGGCTTTACGCGGCGAGGACTGACGGCGTGGAAAGCGCGTTGTTGCTGGTCAACGCGACGAATGGAACGCAATCGATGCTCGGAGAATTTTCCGGGGCCCTGTTCGACCTGGCCCTCAGCCCTTGTCCCGCACCTTGTTTGAACGGGCCGTATCTTTCGACACTGACCTTCCTGGGAATGCAGTTTGAAACGGCGGATTTCAATGGCGATACACGGCCCGACCTTGCCGTCGCCGTGACACGAACCATTGGGAACGAAGAGTTCGCGGGAATAACAATCCTTCACGGGCAAGGTAATAGTCAGTTTACGAATTCGGGTTCGTACTTCTTCGACAATGCGCGCGACATTTCGGCGCCGCATTTCGCCCTTGGGGATGTGAACGCTGACGGACGCCTGGATATAGTCATGGTTCAGCCAGCCGTCATTGTTGGATTTTTCCAAACGCTGCTGCGGCCCGCCGAAATCATGGTTTTGCTGGCGAACAACCAGGGCGGTTTTCAGCCGCCGATCATTCACTCGATGGCGATGGGCAGCCCCATGGAACGAATGGCGCAGGTTACGGCTGCCGACTGGTCGGGTGATGGCCGGGCGGATCTCATCTTTGTCAACGAGAGCCAGCGGACCTATACATTTCAGGGCACGGGAACGGGCCTGTTCACGAATGCCATTGAGCTCTTGCCTGCATTATTTCAGGAGGTCGCACTGCTGGCTGACGTGAACGCGGATGGCGATCCTGATTTCATCGGGGCTGGTTCAAGTGGTGTGAACGTCCGTCTGGCCGATGGTGCGGGCGGGTTCACTGCGAATCAGTTCTACGATGGGAGCGGCAGACATATCAATACTGCGGATGTGGATGGCGACGGGGACCAGGATTTGGTTGTGACGGACTATGGCGCAGTGCCGAGAATCTATTACAACAGCGGGACAGGTACCTTCCCGACAAATGCCACATTTAATCCGCGAACCTTCCCGAATGGCGTCTATGCCCGCGCGGCATTGGGGGATTTATCTGGGGACGGTCTGCCAGATGTGGTGGTTCCATCGACCGGCCAGAATCTCACGGCGTTCATCAGCGGCATCATGCCTGCGACGCTCGCGCACACCATGATTGAACCCTTGTCGGCACCTTTCCCATGCGGCGGAACGGCTTCAAGCGTGCTGATCCTCGACGTGAACAACGATTCGCATCCAGACGTTGTCGCTCTGATTGGGCACAGCATCTCGGTGATGCTCGGAGAACCGTCGTTCTGA